The window ACCAATGGTGGGCTTCGATCATGAGATTGTGTTGGGTATATGTAAAGGGTTTCCTTCAGGGGTCGAAAAGATTATTCTACTGTAATGTCAGcctatatattttgtattttcaatttttttacattgtgtgATTGTACAATCTGTATGTGAGGTCAAAAGGTTTTCGTATTTGTGTTTCACTGAGATTGTTACCGTCATACTAGCCTTTGCCGGGCGCATCAAAACAAGACTAGTATACAAACCACTCTTTGACATTCGTAACGTATATATCTCATCATGGGTGATTACTAAAGCAAAGTTAACAGATTTTTGGAATGGTGTAAACGAACAAAGAAGTCATACTGATGAGAGTTTGTCAAGCATTCTTCTGTTGTATCCTTTTATTTCTAATTAttgttgacaaaaatatattttcaagtaTAATAGAATTGTTATAAATACAAGTCAGATCAGACTGAATCGATCATTTTGTTTACTGTAACATTCATGTTGTTATGCACTGTGAAGATATAAggtttaaattattaaacgtCTCTTTTTTCTCAAAGTCAGTTTTCTTTCTAAAGATTTACGTATTCGTTTTAATTGAAAACAATGGATTCAAAGTTGTATTGCAGTTTGGTAGTGATAATTGCATACTTCAGTTTGTATGGTgagtaaaattgtttgtttacaTCTATAAAATCTTgctttttgtattattttgtctACTGAATGACGAGTTAAGTCGGcaatttctgaaattaatccaGGGTCAAATCCATATTACTTAAAACGTACAAAACTAGTTTATAAATAGTTTGACAGTGACTGAAGATGTTATTTGAATGGCGCAGGTTAATTATTAGTGATTGATCTGTTGAAATTAAATTGAATGACTTATCTTTACAATAACTAGCACTATGAGTGTCATGGAATTATACTAGCATGTTCCATATGTTTTCAATATGCATTATTATTAAGACATTTTCGCAGAACAAACCACCCATAGTTAAGAAAAAAACTTAGAAGCattattcacaaaaaaataataacataaattTCACCCTAATTATGTAACGTACGAAGTACGAATTTGCAAAAGTAACTGAATGGACAAGGAATTTGTAATCAGCTTTTACACtttaaattgcttgctattggTTCTGAACTCACTGCTTGCTGCTAATACTCTAgtagtttcatttaaaaaaaaaatatagacgaACACCTTCATCAACAGGAAGTACTATCAGTTAGATTTAGGTGGTcttctattattctatataagCTTACACAGTTTTACATTTTTTGATGTCTCGATAGGCAGCAACGTCTGTATATTATGTTCTTATGTTTTGTGTCAAGGATTCGGAATTAATCAATAGTTTTAAATTGTCCTGCATTACTCAGATAATTTTTAAACATCTGCTTTGTATATTACCTTTCAAAGCCAACAACagcttaaaaatatatatacaaaaaaaaacatgtttctaTTCTAAGACTGAATATCAATCAGTTCACATACAAAATCCAAATCCGATGTATTAAGAAgctatttacaataaaaaaaaatcttaaatatggGTATCGATAGATTTAGTACCCAGTTCATTTTtagtcccaggaatagattaccttatccgtatttggcacaaccttttggaatcttggatcttcaatgctcttcaactttgtacttgtttggctttataactaatttggtatgagcgtcactgttgagtcttatgtagacgaaacgcgcgtctggcgtactaaattataatcctggtacttttgataactatttacaccacttggttgatgccactgctggtggacgtttcgtccccgagggtatcaccagcccaggagtcagcacttcggtgttgacatgaatatcaattatgtggtcatttttataaatttcctgtttacaaaactttgaatttttcgaaaaacttaggattttttgtcccaggaatagattaacgTAACCGTatctggcacaactttttggaattttggatcctcaaggctcttcaacttcgtatttgtttggctttataactattttgatatgagcgtcactgatgagtcttatgtagacgaaacgctcgtctggcgtactaaactataatcctggtacttttgataactatttagtacTTAAAACAATCAATGTTTATACTAATAACAATATTTAAAGACTTAATTAATGTGTTGAATAAATAACTTCTTAGaataagatttttgttaaaggatcCAAAAAGATAGATCATGTTATAAGATAGATGTCAATATGATAGAAAAGGACAAAAGTACTTATAGTATTGCAAATCATGATCTGATAAAGGTTTTGAAAaagattaattattttattaattttatttcactatCATATCAATCTAAgggttgttttgttttgtataccgTTTGAGGTGTCGTAACAAACAAATATCTTACCACTGCAATAAAATATTACTGGTCAATGAATTCAAATaaagcaaaattaaaatattttattattacagtGTGTAAGCCTAACCCATTACAATACACAAACTTTTCgttattacaaaaacaaatggtCACTGAATGTTTATACCACAATTGGACTATTTGCGCAGTCAAAACATTTTGCAGTAATATTACCTAGGACTATGCATAGTCTATTTAAACAAATGAACTTAACATattgtaaaacaagaatgtgtccatagtacacgttTGTCCCACTTGCACTAACATTATCTATGTTAAGTGgtccgtgaaattggggtcaaaattctaatttgtactaagtttcaggttgattgaaGTACAACTTTATCATAAACTTTCTTGACCGAAAGCACATAACATAAGCGGGACAGACGACCGAATAGACGCACAGactgaaaaaacaacaacataacacTCCTTAACTATCGTAGGTGTGGCCTAAAAATGGAATGTTTTCTCATTGGATCGGTTCGTAGGATATAAATATACTGGAAAAACGAAAAAGTATAGAATGAGAATACCCTGAGAATAAAAGCACGGGGTTCCTAAAATTTGACTGAAAGAAATGATGTCATAAAAGACAACAGTAAAtgtttgtcttttggttattttttctttttcggTCATGACTAAGTCAGTTATATTTGACTGATGAGAGTGAATCAACCTTAATTATATTTCGCGTTTTCTTTTGCTGATGTCTAAATCTTGCAAAACcaatattaaaatgatttatttttcagttaACCCTCACATAAAGGACTGGACACCTAACATTCTTTAAGGATAAATTGACGTATGATATGTTTAACGCCAAAAACTGGATTTGAAATCTTTGTTTGTGTAGAGTTTTTGAACGCTGCGATCTAAATACTTTTTTATCTGATGATAGAGAACGATGAGATAAATCTAAATCGAAAAATTATTATGGACACCATTTATTTAAACATAACTGAAAACTTTAATACGGGTgtgtgtatttttataatttcagtaCCAAGTGTTGAAGCAGGAGAATGTTGCAATTCATACGAGGATGCACTGACTACTGAGCATTCAGCACAATACTGTCCTGATTACTGCTGTGGTACCCCGCTGGTAAAGCTTTATTGTTGTAGTAACGCAGTTTTGAGAACAGGGGAAGATAATCGAGATGATTTCTGTATGGACTGGTTTGGAGATCACTTGTTAGTATTTACcattatatttgtcatttgagTATTATTTCACTGAGGTACACGAGAAATGACGCAAAACTATGATTGCACAACATAATTTGATGGAGATTTTAACTATTTCGAAACCGGTACACCAGTGAAAaagaaaattatgtaaaaatagcAATGTCTGTTGACATAAAAATCAGAAaggcaaaaatattaaaaaaaaaaaagagaaaaacataaaggtttttattttatcttgaaaattttgaaaacaacagTAGAATATCAGTTAAATTGTGTGTAAACATTGAACATTTCAGCTACGTCCCGATTGTTGTTGTTGTATTGATCATTGCCTTAGTAACCTGTTGCTGTTGTGCATGCCGCAGACGTCGCCAAGGGGTTATAATCCAAACACAACAACCAGGTATTATAATTCTATGAAActttataatatatgtaaatctgTATTCATTAACATGATACACTTAATAAAAGGGATTAAATCTCATTTTGGTACAGgaatttttcttacaaaaattggTAAAACTTAAATTGCATTAAAAGAATTGATTTGCAAATAAGAGtatcattttttttactgttaatttTAATAATCGAATATATAGAAACAGAATAGAACATACTAGAAGTAATTGAAACTTTCTGTTTGAATCTTCGTCCGcgattttcaattttgttgaaacacacacaaaatatatccaaaaaatttaaaaaaaaaaaaaaaaaaagaaaccggGCTCATGATTTGCCGGTATGCCAAACGTGCGTTTGTCGTCTACATGAAATTAATcctgtatataaaaacaaaagtgcCTAAATCATTTTACCATAAAATGAGACGAAAGGTACAAAAAGGATATTCATAACGCGTAAGCCGCAAGCAAactcaaaataccatggcaaaaaaaaaaaaaaaaaaagtctaaaagATAAATAACAGTACAAATCATACagtacatagaaaactaaaaactgatcAACACGAACCCGAAGAAAAACATGGTGGGGGTAGAGGTGgtgtaaattcaaaattcaaaatttcttgAATGGTAaatagatcctgctccaaatgtggctcTATGTCTTATTGATAGGTAAGTCCTATGAGAAACATACGTTGTGTGGGGAGTTGTGTGACATCAGAACTCACAGTAAAAAAATGTGACCGAATATAGTATaacagattgttttttttttaggaaagaaTATATGTAATGGACACAcgaaattatatatgaaatatgtttattttttagcTACACTATTGATACACCAGCAACAAACCACTACACAGGACCCATACCGTGCAGGATATAACCAGTAATATATTAAAACCAAAACAGTGTCATGcaccttttttaaaatatttgtttcactTGCGACAGAGTTACGGAAGCAAGCCATATGCGTACTGCTTCCGTCAACGCtgtcattttaaattaattttcttgtcaaatttgttataataaaatttttaaagGGAAGTCAGAATGGTGGTTCATAAGTATTttggatacatgtatataagcaTAAGAATATCTCATTTTatccctttttaaaaaaatccacgTGGTTCAAATAAGCCAGTTATTTTAGCATTaacactttttatttatatagagATGTTCGACCACATCCACTCAGCCATTATTCCTTGGACATTTTTTTAGagttaaaatataacatttaaattgtTGCATTTGCATTGTACAATAGAAATAATATGCAGGATAGACATatttctgtgtcaacagtttatgtATAAAATGACTAAATTAAATGTGTAATACAGTGTAAATAAGGAACCAAGCGCTTGCTTAAGTATGTATTAATATATGTTGTAGTTTTAATTTCTCACGTTTGCTTGCACCATGTTGTCCCTATTTAGTTTATAGCAATGCTGTGGAATTTTaagttcaaattaaagtattttattaTAACGTAATTTCGTTGGTCTTCATTAATTTGAAATTGTGTTAaaacttgttgttttttttatttgtgcatATGCCTATCATGcaatcaacattaaaaaaaaagaagattgaaGCTCTGTGTTATAAGCATGTTTCTATCGATTAatagttttgaacatcggtaaactactgttgcctttatttttcaaaggagtacacatatatgtaatatttatatatacgCATAtcaaaatggttgttttatacaTAATTAACAAGAACAATTGatagaataataacacaaaaataataattatataaaaaagataggCAGTGCGTGAGCCTGCAAAAGAGCCTCCTTAACACTAGGGTTTCCGGCTTCGAAAAAAGAGCGTGTTTTGCGATTTTACCGGTCTTAATTCAGATCCAAAGATATGTGACAAATAGAAAGAAATATAGAAACATCCACTTTAACATGTGAATAAGAAATCTCTAAAGGGTATGTCTtctttgaaaaatatatacataagcaaaatatgcataataaaatagtattctagaaattagaaattaaaagttttgatgAAAATATTCCATAAGTTTTGAAATTGACGTAAAATTCAACAACTTCAAAATGTATCATAAGTGATATCAAACCAGTGTATTGCTGCATTTTGTTTAGTGTTGCACAAAACGATCGTGCTACTGCAGACATAAATCGCACAAAACACTTGTTAAACAGGGTTTtcagaaaaatatgtttttttattattgtttagcAAGAATAACACAATTATGTGTTATTTTTGGTTTGTTATTCTATGCAATGCATTATAACGCACATGTTAGTCCAAAGAGTATACTAGGTTTGTTTAAATAGGTTGAAAAGGGGAGGCGAAAGTACTAAAAAGGACAttgaaactcataagtcgaaaataaactgacaacaccatgactagaagagaaaagaaaaaaagacaaacaaacaaacaatattacacaaaacacaacatagaaaactgaaaactTAGCAATACGAACCCCAATAACAACTGGTGGTGATCTCAGATGCACCAGAACGGTAAGTGGAGATCCTACTCCTcatgtcacccgtcgtgttgctcattttccTACAAAACTAGTAATAATTTGTATTTGGTAGATCACATTAAAGAAAAAAGgacgggattgtggttacgatATTAGGAAcatgattactttaaagaaaagtaatctaatgtaatcgattacatatgaaatagggtgtaattgtaatgtaatcgattacattttattagcaaaagaattgtaatttaatcgattacattttaaagtaatcgaccccatccctcCAAGAAGAAGGACACATTTGGTTCCCATATGAATGCTGATTGAttgtcctccaaacgtaacaaaaatgTTGTCAATCAGAAAATCGAGCAAATAGCTAATGTTTGTTTCAGAGAAATTTTGTTagaatcagagtgattttttacAAAGAAGGATTTGCCCTCTTTAAGACAAGATACGTCTATCTACATTGACCATTTTTTTGGGAAACAAAGCAGGACCAACTCATTCATTTTGTCTTTTACTTTGGAATGGAGAACTTTTTGAAAGTGTTGAAAAGTCAACTGTTTTAATGATGTTGCAAGACGGAAGAGTCTTAGATTATATGTACTTCTTAAAAATCTTTGgattttttaagtatccacatcgaTATCTGATTCGCGCCACTTCTAGAATAAGTAGTTTCACTGTAACGTTGAAGCCTTTCGTTGGttgctgataaaattgatgttgataatttagaaagaagtttcgtgaagcacttggaagacccagcaatatacctcTAAACACTTATGTactttaggtatccaatacaatgaTGAAAGATcgagttcttcatctttggttgaaattccaaaaatGTTGTATGACGACAAGTTTGCAATCTTGTATCATATTAGTTTCTGTGCAACTTGTCATCTTAAAGGCGTATCACCATTCGGGAATGTATGTAGTTGCCAGAAAAAAACATagatatatttacatgtaatgtTAAACAGATCAGTTCGATTAACCAGTGGATGAATGTTTATAATTCGTTATTTAAGGTTTTGTTTAGTGCTTtagttttcataaattttatagtCCTTGAATCACGTTTCCACAGTTTTTATAAAGTTCTACAAAACCTACGAGACTGGGTGCGTCGATTTGGTAAGCGTGTTCTGCTATGCATGCAATATGCAAGCTTCGAATCCTGAATAAATCAGAATGTAACTATGAGGAGTAGGACACAAATAATACTACAAAAGTATGTCTGAAGGTTTCGTGGATTGTCATTGTAAATCTTTGACACGGGAAAACCTCTAATACTTTTTATACACGTTGAAgagtaaaatgttttaattttgttgcAAGAGGAAATATACATAAATCTTATGTACTGTAACAGATCATAtgttttttagaatttacattcGGTTCACACAGTTCCTAGGGTAGGTAATTTCGCCTTTAAAGCCCAGCTTTGATTGATGTTAAAACCGATGTTAACAATCTTAAAAGAGGTTTGGAAGGGGCCCATATACTATCctgcaaaaagaaaaaataacaaaaataccgaactctaaggaatattcaaataggaaagtcccttatcaaatggtaaaaatcaCAAGTTTAAATACATCAGTCTAATGGAAACCAACACATATAGTTGTATGTTAGAACACTCATTCAGTTCTATCTCATTTCTAAAACATTGTGGTTTGTGTCATTGACGATTTCATATTAAGCACTGTtccaattttaaaataataattatcaaTTTCGTTCCTCAACATCGTGAACTGGCATATTTACCCCGATTTACCTTTgttatttttgaatttcattttgcTATACATTTCTGGATTGCTTTGGAAGTAGCAAAAATTGCAAAAAGTAGTAttcttaaaaattatattttgtgcATTGAAGAATGGTGTACTTTCTCAGGTTTAATGCTCCCATAATGTTTTTGCCCATTTATTCAATACTAGTATCCCTAaaggaccttgagatgaggaactcaaaaTGACCAGAACTGTTTAAGGGGCTGTTGAgatgagaaaagaaatatgtagatttgTTCCTAAATACATCATTAGaaaggacatttttttaaatgtattttataatcaGAATTTAAGGATTATTTCATGATGGAAGTGATATTTTTCACAGTCTTTTGGAGTCCagcaatttttaaaaaagttaatcgCACTTTCCACCCGAATATCTAGAATGTATAAATGTATcggcttcgatatgagccatcatgcatactcaagtaaacgatatggactgagcataTGAGGAAAATATTACAATTACAGCTCATGGTAAAATAATATATAGAATATTGCCCCATATGAAAATCCGTTAAATAGTCTTTTTTGTAAGAGACTGGATCATTCTTACTAGTATCATTTGTtgggcagacgcgcgtttcgtcaacttAAGGAAACTCGCCAGTGGTGCTTAAATCAATCCAGCCGGATTGATACATCTTATTAGCAAATGCTTAAGATCCACTTCCCTCCTCTTCATCTTTTGCTGATTAGTAGAAAAGTTTGGATCCACAAGGTTATGATTGCATTGGTTGCAGTCGTAACTgactgcatccaatcaaaaagcacATATTACATGATCAcgtttaaatgtagaaaatgttggtcAACAATTGCCATGTACTGAATGTTCAACTTGgatttggtgttgacatgaataccatTTATAACATTAGTATGAATTTTTCGATatacaaaggattttcttatccaaggcatatgTTACCTTATCCGTATGTGTGGtacaactgtttggaattttgggtcctcaatgctcctcaactttgtacttgtttggcttaagagctattttgatctgaacgtcacgaatgagtcttatgtagacgaaacgcgcgtctggtgtattcaAATATAATCCTTTACCTTTGTTTATCTGTATCCCTAAAATCGTACGACGATATTCAGTGACAATATACATCTTCTTAATCAACTACTAGTAATAGAAGTTCCTATGTGCACAAATGTTGGAATGTCAACGTATATTTTCATTTCCTGCTTCACTTAGTTTGTAGCCCTTAGATACTGCCATGTGCATACCTCTCCactgaagagttcaagtgctacctttggtcaagaataatgtatttaGAATGGGCATGACTTGAATCAACCGATAAATGGCACAAATGCTGGTTTAAACTCTCAAGGCTATAGAGAAGGGAAGTGAATCGTTATCCATGGCTAGCGAAGATTGAAGTGAATCTTAACCCTTGGCCAGCGAAGATTTAAGTCAATCGTaatccttggctagcgaagatggaagTCAATCGCAACCCTTGGCTAGATAAGATGGAAGTCAATCGTAAcacttggctagcgaagatggaagtcaatcgtaacccttggctagcgaagatggaagTCAATCGTAACCCTTGGCTTGCGAAGATAGAGTTGAATCTTAACCATTGGCTATCGACAATTGAAGTCAATCGTAactttggctagcgaagatggaagTCAACCGTaatccttggctagcgaagatacAGTTGAATCTTAAcacttggctagcgaagatggaagTCAATCGTAAcgcttggctagcgaagatggaagTCAATCGTAACCcatggctagcgaagatgaaatTGAATCTTAACCATTGGCTATCGACGATGGAAGTCAATCGTAACCCATGGCTAGCGAAGATGTAAGTcaatcgtaacccttggctagcgaagatggaagTCAATCgcaacccttggctagcgaagatggaagTCAATCGTAACACTTGGCTACAGAAGATGGAAGTcaatcgtaacccttggctagcgaagatggaagTCAATCGTAACTcatggctagcgaagatggaatTGAATATTAACCATTGGCTATCGACGATGGAAGTCAATCGTttacccttggctagcgaagatggaagtcaatcgtaacc of the Mytilus galloprovincialis chromosome 8, xbMytGall1.hap1.1, whole genome shotgun sequence genome contains:
- the LOC143085190 gene encoding uncharacterized protein LOC143085190 isoform X2 produces the protein MDSKLYCSLVVIIAYFSLYVPSVEAGECCNSYEDALTTEHSAQYCPDYCCGTPLVKLYCCSNAVLRTGEDNRDDFCMDWFGDHFYVPIVVVVLIIALVTCCCCACRRRRQGVIIQTQQPATLLIHQQQTTTQDPYRAGYNQ
- the LOC143085190 gene encoding uncharacterized protein LOC143085190 isoform X1, with amino-acid sequence MVNTMDSKLYYICTLLFACCSLNVPSVEAGECCNSYEDALTTEHSAQYCPDYCCGTPLVKLYCCSNAVLRTGEDNRDDFCMDWFGDHFYVPIVVVVLIIALVTCCCCACRRRRQGVIIQTQQPATLLIHQQQTTTQDPYRAGYNQ